A window from Sphingobium sp. EM0848 encodes these proteins:
- a CDS encoding GIN domain-containing protein: protein MRALIAIGAIALAAPAGAATRGFTISSFDAIRIDAPVEVIVTTGAGASARAEGDQAALDRLKLDVSGRSLSVTMAKAQPGEKSGGRAILRLSTGDLARIVLTGGGSVSVSRMKGLRGDIVLGGNGDVSVAAVDLDQLNLFVAGAGRATLTGRAGIANLRVNGPGAVAAEGLRARQAAVANDGPGTTTLTADVTAKVTASGSGDVTVVGKAACSVDNRGTGRISCGGEAY from the coding sequence TTGCGCGCCCTGATCGCGATCGGCGCCATCGCGCTGGCGGCGCCCGCCGGAGCGGCGACACGGGGCTTCACCATCTCCAGCTTCGACGCGATCCGGATCGATGCGCCGGTCGAGGTTATCGTCACCACCGGCGCGGGCGCCTCGGCGCGAGCCGAGGGGGACCAGGCGGCACTGGACCGGCTGAAACTGGATGTGTCGGGACGTTCGCTATCCGTGACGATGGCCAAGGCACAGCCCGGTGAGAAAAGCGGCGGGCGAGCCATATTGCGGCTGTCGACCGGCGATCTGGCGCGAATCGTGCTGACGGGCGGCGGATCGGTGTCGGTCAGCCGGATGAAGGGGCTGCGCGGCGATATCGTGCTGGGCGGCAATGGCGATGTCAGCGTGGCGGCGGTCGATCTGGACCAGCTCAATCTGTTCGTTGCCGGTGCCGGACGGGCGACCCTGACCGGACGCGCCGGGATCGCCAATCTGCGGGTGAACGGGCCGGGCGCGGTCGCGGCGGAGGGCCTGCGGGCACGGCAGGCGGCAGTCGCGAATGACGGGCCAGGCACGACCACGCTGACCGCCGATGTGACGGCCAAGGTGACGGCATCCGGTTCGGGGGATGTGACGGTAGTCGGCAAGGCGGCTTGCAGCGTCGACAATCGCGGAACGGGGCGGATCAGTTGCGGTGGGGAGGCTTATTAG
- the cyoB gene encoding cytochrome o ubiquinol oxidase subunit I has product MTGTLTTTQMIFGRLTWDAFPWHEPIVVATFVAVVLGGAAVVAALTYFKLWGYLWKEWFTSVDHKKIGIMYMVLGLIMFLRGFADAVMMRLQQALAFNGSEGYLNAHHYDQVFTAHGVIMIFFVAMPFITGLMNYIVPLQIGARDVSFPFLNNFSFWMTTGGAVLVMISLFLGEFAQTGWLAYPPLSGLAYSPATGVDYYIWALQVAGVGTTLSGINLIATIVKMRAPGMSLMKMPVFTWTSLCANILIVASFPILTATLALLSLDRYAGTAFFTNDFGGNPMMYVNLIWIWGHPEVYILILPLFGVFSEVVSTFCGKRLFGYTSMVYATCCIMVLSYLVWLHHFFTMGSGASVNSFFGITTMIISIPTGAKLFNWLFTMYRGKIRFELPMMWAVAFMLTFTIGGMTGVMLAVPPADFVLHNSLFLIAHFHNVIIGGVLFGLFAAINYWWPKAFGFRLNQFWGKVSFWCWQVGFWLAFTPLYILGFMGVTRRMRVFDDPSLHIWFIIAAIGAAIIAAGIGAMLVQFAVSIWKRDELKVEGDPWDGRTLEWATSSPPPEYNFAFTPVVYDTDSWADMKRNNYQRPLSGYQAIHMPSSTGAGVILAALATLCGFSLIWYIWWLAGLSFVGMIAVAIGHTFNYKRDFYIPADVVTRTEEERTRILAAGV; this is encoded by the coding sequence ATGACTGGCACACTCACAACAACGCAGATGATCTTCGGTCGTCTGACATGGGATGCGTTCCCATGGCATGAACCCATCGTCGTCGCGACTTTCGTCGCGGTGGTGCTGGGCGGCGCGGCAGTCGTCGCGGCGCTCACCTATTTCAAGCTCTGGGGCTATCTCTGGAAGGAATGGTTCACCAGCGTCGACCACAAGAAGATCGGCATCATGTACATGGTGCTGGGCCTCATCATGTTCCTGCGCGGCTTTGCCGACGCGGTCATGATGCGACTGCAACAGGCTTTGGCCTTCAACGGGTCAGAGGGCTACCTCAACGCCCATCACTATGATCAGGTGTTCACCGCACACGGCGTCATCATGATCTTCTTCGTGGCGATGCCGTTCATCACCGGATTGATGAACTATATCGTCCCGTTGCAGATCGGCGCGCGCGACGTGTCGTTCCCCTTCCTGAACAATTTCTCGTTCTGGATGACCACGGGCGGCGCGGTGCTGGTGATGATCTCGCTGTTCCTGGGTGAGTTCGCCCAGACCGGCTGGCTCGCCTATCCGCCGCTGTCGGGACTGGCCTACAGCCCGGCCACGGGTGTCGACTATTATATCTGGGCACTACAGGTGGCCGGTGTCGGCACAACCTTATCGGGCATCAACCTGATCGCGACCATCGTGAAGATGCGCGCGCCCGGCATGTCGCTGATGAAGATGCCGGTGTTCACCTGGACCTCGCTCTGCGCGAACATCCTGATCGTCGCTTCCTTCCCCATCCTGACCGCCACCCTCGCCCTGCTGTCGCTCGACCGCTATGCGGGCACCGCCTTCTTCACCAATGATTTCGGCGGCAACCCGATGATGTACGTCAACCTCATCTGGATCTGGGGCCACCCGGAAGTCTACATCCTCATCCTGCCGCTGTTCGGCGTGTTCTCGGAAGTCGTCTCGACCTTCTGCGGCAAGCGTCTGTTCGGCTACACGTCGATGGTCTACGCGACCTGCTGCATCATGGTGCTGTCGTACCTCGTGTGGCTGCACCACTTCTTCACCATGGGCTCGGGCGCCAGCGTCAACAGCTTCTTCGGCATCACGACGATGATCATCTCGATCCCGACGGGTGCGAAGCTCTTCAACTGGCTCTTCACCATGTATCGCGGCAAGATCCGTTTCGAGCTGCCGATGATGTGGGCCGTCGCCTTCATGCTGACCTTCACCATCGGTGGCATGACCGGCGTCATGCTGGCCGTCCCGCCAGCCGACTTCGTCCTGCACAACTCGCTGTTCCTGATCGCGCACTTCCATAACGTGATCATCGGCGGCGTGCTGTTCGGCCTGTTCGCGGCGATCAACTATTGGTGGCCCAAGGCGTTCGGCTTCAGGCTGAACCAGTTCTGGGGCAAGGTGAGCTTCTGGTGCTGGCAGGTCGGTTTCTGGCTGGCCTTCACCCCGCTCTACATTCTGGGCTTCATGGGCGTGACCCGCCGCATGCGGGTGTTCGACGATCCGTCGCTGCACATCTGGTTCATCATCGCCGCCATCGGCGCCGCCATCATCGCGGCAGGCATCGGTGCGATGCTGGTGCAGTTCGCCGTCTCCATCTGGAAGCGCGACGAACTGAAGGTGGAGGGCGATCCCTGGGATGGCCGTACCCTGGAATGGGCGACCAGCTCGCCCCCGCCGGAGTATAACTTCGCCTTCACGCCGGTGGTCTATGACACCGACAGCTGGGCCGACATGAAGCGGAACAACTACCAGCGTCCGCTGTCGGGCTATCAGGCGATCCACATGCCGAGCAGCACGGGCGCGGGCGTCATCCTCGCCGCTCTGGCGACGCTCTGCGGCTTCTCGCTCATCTGGTACATCTGGTGGCTTGCCGGCCTCAGCTTCGTCGGGATGATCGCGGTCGCCATCGGCCATACCTTCAACTACAAGCGCGACTTCTACATCCCGGCGGATGTGGTGACGCGCACCGAGGAAGAGCGCACGCGAATCCTCGCGGCGGGAGTGTGA
- a CDS encoding ammonium transporter produces the protein MRLFLALPLLFALLLPQQAMAQVAVADSGDTAWMILCGMLVLMAAMPGLMLRHAGLVRARNSLSVIVQGLVAAAGISLLWGIIGYSLAYAPGSSWLGGGANILLANLGPLRDGLTVPESAFALFQMALAILAACLLPGAVAERVKIGWMTVFALLWLLLVYTPVVHWVWGGGWLAHLGVMDFAGALVVHLCAGFSALALVLIVGKRRAVSSGHASVLGIAGGALLWVGWAGIVGGWAFGATDEAATAILNAHFAACAGACGWMLVERIDGGRLTATSPVSGALAGLVAISASAAVVGPGGAMAIGLIAAILCRVGKALLGTRIDDPADVFLIHGIGGLTGMLLLIPFALTPLGGAGFAAGISLGGALVAQLIGIAAVAFWAMAGSAIIALILSVVVPPRIGAREEAEGLDLMQHGQQGWDFR, from the coding sequence ATGCGTCTTTTCCTTGCCCTTCCCCTTCTTTTCGCGCTGCTGCTGCCCCAGCAGGCCATGGCGCAGGTCGCCGTGGCCGACAGCGGCGATACGGCCTGGATGATCCTGTGCGGGATGCTGGTGCTGATGGCGGCCATGCCCGGATTGATGCTGCGCCATGCGGGGCTGGTCCGTGCCCGCAACAGCCTGTCGGTGATCGTGCAGGGGCTGGTGGCGGCCGCAGGGATTTCACTGCTCTGGGGGATAATCGGATACAGCCTTGCCTACGCTCCGGGGAGCAGTTGGCTGGGTGGCGGCGCGAATATCCTGCTGGCCAATCTGGGACCGTTGCGGGATGGACTGACCGTGCCGGAATCCGCCTTTGCCCTGTTCCAGATGGCGTTGGCCATATTGGCCGCCTGCCTGTTGCCCGGCGCCGTGGCGGAGCGGGTGAAAATCGGGTGGATGACGGTCTTCGCCCTGCTCTGGCTGCTGCTGGTCTATACACCCGTGGTGCATTGGGTGTGGGGCGGCGGATGGCTGGCGCATCTGGGGGTCATGGATTTTGCCGGCGCGCTGGTCGTTCATCTCTGCGCGGGCTTTTCGGCGCTGGCGTTGGTGCTGATCGTTGGAAAGCGGCGAGCGGTCTCCAGCGGACATGCTTCGGTGCTGGGGATTGCGGGCGGCGCGCTGCTGTGGGTCGGTTGGGCGGGAATCGTCGGCGGCTGGGCCTTTGGCGCGACCGATGAGGCCGCTACAGCCATTCTCAATGCCCATTTCGCCGCTTGCGCAGGCGCCTGCGGCTGGATGCTGGTGGAACGGATCGACGGAGGCCGGTTGACGGCCACAAGCCCGGTGTCGGGCGCATTGGCCGGGCTGGTCGCCATTTCCGCCTCGGCAGCGGTGGTGGGACCAGGGGGCGCGATGGCGATCGGGCTGATCGCGGCCATCCTTTGCCGTGTCGGCAAGGCATTGCTGGGCACGCGGATCGACGATCCGGCGGATGTTTTCCTGATCCACGGAATAGGCGGCCTGACGGGCATGCTGTTACTGATACCCTTTGCCCTGACCCCGCTGGGTGGGGCCGGCTTTGCCGCCGGGATCAGCCTTGGCGGCGCCCTTGTCGCGCAGTTGATCGGCATCGCGGCGGTGGCGTTCTGGGCGATGGCGGGTTCGGCCATTATCGCGTTGATCCTGTCGGTGGTGGTTCCGCCCCGGATCGGGGCGCGGGAGGAAGCCGAGGGTCTCGACCTGATGCAGCATGGGCAGCAGGGCTGGGATTTTCGCTGA
- the cyoD gene encoding cytochrome o ubiquinol oxidase subunit IV: MKDAVHPHGGHGHHDDHHDDGHSHGSFGSYMIGFGLSVILTAIPFWLVMTGVLNDPQLTGVVIMGFAAVQVVVHMIYFLHMNTRVEGGWSFMAMILTVVLVVIVLSGSLWVMYHLNNNMMPHADMSAMKQMSEMP, from the coding sequence GTGAAAGACGCAGTCCATCCTCATGGTGGCCACGGCCACCACGACGATCATCATGACGATGGTCACTCGCACGGCAGCTTCGGCAGCTACATGATCGGTTTTGGCCTGTCGGTGATCCTGACGGCCATTCCCTTCTGGCTGGTCATGACCGGCGTGCTGAACGATCCCCAACTGACCGGAGTGGTCATCATGGGCTTCGCCGCCGTGCAGGTGGTCGTCCACATGATCTACTTCCTGCACATGAACACCCGCGTCGAAGGCGGCTGGTCATTCATGGCGATGATATTGACCGTCGTTCTGGTCGTCATCGTCCTGTCGGGATCACTGTGGGTCATGTACCACCTCAACAACAACATGATGCCGCACGCGGACATGTCCGCGATGAAGCAGATGAGCGAGATGCCGTGA
- a CDS encoding M28 family metallopeptidase — MRKMVSGLFLLMTSAAAMAAPDDRAAIWWRHVQTLASDSYEGRGAGKPGYDRAADYVIGQLRALGLQPAGTDGYKQPIAFTEQVILPEGSSARLIGPQGTTPLSIPDDIIISGSGGPVPQAIDAPLVFAGYGLHLPEVGHDDFAGLDIKGKIVVVVSGGPASISGALKSHARSERASWLAQRGALGLIQLVTPKQVEIPWDRRRALASQPALFFQDPALRDAAMPFLNAQFDPAKSALLFARSGHDFAEIAAAADASAPVPSFALAQHLDAQVAARRADLSSPNIIAIMPGTDPYLKREYVVLSAHLDGYGIGTPIKGDAIYNGALDNASGVASLIEIARALREGKVKPKRSILFAFVTAEEKGLLGSNYFAQRPTVPHKAMVADLNFDMALPIFPLTSVTPIGYDQSSLGQDAAAVSAQMNLPITPDPFPDRNVFIRSDQYSFIRTGIPALFFKYGFKAGTPEAAIERAWRANIYHSPSDDANQPVMPAESVKLNDYVAAVALRVANAPKRPEWNRDSFFRRFAK; from the coding sequence ATGCGCAAGATGGTTTCCGGGCTTTTTCTCCTCATGACCAGCGCTGCCGCCATGGCTGCCCCGGACGATCGCGCCGCCATCTGGTGGCGGCATGTGCAGACGCTCGCGAGCGACAGCTATGAGGGGAGGGGGGCCGGCAAGCCGGGTTATGACAGGGCGGCGGATTATGTGATCGGCCAGTTGCGCGCGCTCGGTCTACAGCCAGCCGGAACCGACGGCTATAAGCAGCCCATTGCCTTCACCGAGCAGGTCATCCTGCCCGAAGGCAGCAGCGCCCGGCTGATCGGTCCGCAGGGAACGACGCCGCTGTCGATCCCGGACGACATCATCATTTCCGGTAGCGGTGGTCCCGTGCCGCAGGCCATCGATGCGCCACTGGTCTTTGCCGGCTATGGCCTGCATCTGCCGGAGGTCGGCCATGACGATTTCGCCGGACTGGATATCAAGGGCAAGATTGTGGTGGTCGTCTCCGGTGGCCCTGCGAGCATTTCCGGCGCGCTCAAATCCCATGCCCGCTCCGAAAGGGCGAGCTGGCTGGCGCAGCGCGGCGCGCTGGGGCTGATTCAACTGGTCACACCCAAACAGGTCGAAATCCCCTGGGACCGCCGCAGGGCGCTCGCCAGCCAACCGGCATTGTTCTTTCAGGACCCGGCGCTGCGCGATGCCGCCATGCCTTTCCTGAACGCCCAGTTCGATCCGGCGAAATCCGCTCTGCTCTTCGCCCGTTCAGGGCATGATTTTGCGGAAATCGCCGCCGCTGCCGATGCCTCGGCGCCGGTGCCGTCTTTCGCGCTTGCCCAGCATCTTGATGCGCAGGTGGCAGCGCGGCGCGCTGACCTTTCCTCGCCCAATATCATCGCGATCATGCCGGGGACGGACCCGTATCTCAAAAGGGAATATGTCGTTCTTTCGGCCCATCTCGACGGCTATGGCATCGGCACGCCGATCAAGGGCGACGCAATCTATAATGGTGCGCTCGACAACGCATCGGGCGTCGCGAGCCTGATCGAAATCGCCCGCGCCCTGCGCGAAGGCAAGGTCAAACCGAAACGCTCGATCCTCTTCGCCTTCGTGACGGCGGAGGAAAAGGGGCTGCTGGGTTCGAATTATTTCGCCCAGCGCCCGACCGTGCCGCACAAGGCGATGGTCGCCGACCTCAATTTCGACATGGCGCTGCCCATCTTCCCGCTGACCAGCGTGACGCCGATCGGCTACGATCAGAGCAGCCTTGGTCAGGATGCCGCCGCGGTCAGCGCGCAGATGAACCTGCCGATCACGCCCGATCCCTTCCCGGACCGCAATGTCTTCATCCGTTCCGATCAATATAGCTTCATCCGCACCGGCATTCCCGCGCTCTTCTTCAAATATGGCTTCAAGGCGGGCACGCCGGAGGCGGCAATCGAACGGGCGTGGCGCGCCAATATCTACCATTCGCCCAGCGACGATGCGAACCAGCCGGTGATGCCGGCGGAGTCGGTGAAGCTGAACGACTATGTCGCTGCTGTCGCCCTGCGCGTCGCCAATGCTCCAAAGCGCCCGGAATGGAACAGGGACAGCTTCTTCCGCCGCTTTGCCAAATAA
- a CDS encoding head GIN domain-containing protein, giving the protein MMPLPRPLMLLAGLAMMTSACGRSPEPGTDQARTVSDWSALKDFTAVDATGPDDVAITIGNGFSVKPEGDPKAIDKLDIRVEKGRLKIGRKSGTTGLWESDKGATIRVTMPAVKALELTGTGEMSLDRAEGKALDLSLTGTGELKIAAVKLEELGAELTGSGDVELAGTVANAKFSTTGTGSVDAERLKAGKADIAVQGTGDVDLASDGAVAISIMGTGNVTVKGKAQCTIRRMGTGEARCAP; this is encoded by the coding sequence ATGATGCCCCTGCCCCGTCCCCTGATGCTGCTGGCCGGGCTGGCGATGATGACGAGCGCCTGCGGCCGCAGCCCGGAACCCGGAACCGATCAGGCGCGGACGGTCAGCGACTGGTCGGCGCTCAAGGACTTTACGGCGGTCGATGCGACCGGGCCGGACGATGTCGCCATCACCATCGGCAATGGCTTTTCCGTGAAGCCGGAGGGCGATCCCAAAGCCATAGATAAGCTCGACATCCGGGTCGAAAAGGGCAGGCTGAAGATCGGACGCAAATCGGGCACGACCGGTTTGTGGGAAAGCGACAAGGGCGCCACAATCCGCGTCACCATGCCTGCGGTCAAGGCGCTGGAGCTTACCGGAACGGGCGAGATGTCGTTGGACCGGGCGGAGGGCAAGGCGCTCGACCTGTCGCTCACCGGGACGGGCGAATTGAAGATCGCTGCGGTCAAACTTGAGGAATTGGGGGCGGAATTGACGGGGTCGGGCGATGTCGAACTGGCCGGGACGGTGGCGAACGCCAAATTCTCGACCACCGGGACCGGCAGCGTGGACGCGGAACGCCTGAAGGCCGGCAAAGCGGATATCGCCGTGCAGGGGACGGGCGATGTCGACCTTGCCTCTGACGGAGCGGTCGCTATCAGCATCATGGGAACCGGCAATGTGACGGTGAAAGGCAAGGCTCAGTGTACGATCAGGCGCATGGGAACAGGCGAAGCACGTTGCGCGCCCTGA
- a CDS encoding MFS transporter codes for MSSQAMTFTSRSLEDDARLINARDHRIAPGDISIGVIIGRTSEFFDFFVYAIASVIVFPSLVFPYVDALTGTLYSFAIFSVAFITRPIGSLIFMAIDRHYGRGTKLTVALFLLGGSTASIAFMPGYVTIGNYAAVVLIILRAAQGIALGGTWDGLASLLSLNAPQHQRGWYAMVPQLGAPLALLVASGLFAFFLLSLSRADFLDWGWRYPFFVAFAINVVALFARLRIVVTHEFERLFEQRDLQPSEVLPTVRAEGRNIVIGAFAPLASFALFHMVTVFPLSWVALFTNQPIERFLIIEMIGASVGLLAIVVSGFVADQIGRRSLLAWSALGIAIFSVLAPVMLNGGDLGEVAFMILGFMLLGLAFGQSSGVVASNFATEARYTGSALTSDLAWLVGAGFAPLVALLLSVKFGLAASGAYLLSGALATMVALYVNKELAARDR; via the coding sequence ATGAGTTCACAGGCCATGACTTTCACCTCTCGATCGCTGGAGGATGATGCGCGCCTGATCAATGCGCGGGACCACAGGATCGCGCCGGGTGATATTTCGATCGGAGTCATCATCGGTCGCACCTCCGAATTTTTTGACTTCTTCGTCTATGCCATTGCTTCGGTTATCGTTTTTCCGAGCCTGGTGTTCCCCTATGTCGATGCGTTGACGGGAACTCTCTATTCCTTCGCGATCTTTTCCGTGGCCTTCATCACGCGCCCCATCGGGTCGCTGATCTTCATGGCAATTGACCGGCATTATGGGCGGGGAACGAAGCTGACCGTCGCCCTTTTCCTGCTGGGTGGCTCCACCGCGTCGATCGCCTTTATGCCCGGCTATGTGACCATCGGCAATTACGCTGCGGTGGTTTTGATCATTTTGCGCGCCGCACAAGGCATTGCGCTGGGCGGAACGTGGGATGGTCTGGCTTCGCTGCTGTCGCTTAATGCGCCGCAGCATCAGCGCGGCTGGTATGCGATGGTGCCGCAGCTCGGCGCGCCGCTCGCCCTGCTGGTGGCGAGCGGTCTGTTCGCCTTCTTCCTGCTGTCGCTCTCACGCGCCGATTTTCTGGATTGGGGCTGGCGTTATCCCTTCTTCGTCGCCTTTGCGATCAATGTGGTGGCGCTGTTCGCCCGCCTGCGAATCGTGGTGACGCATGAATTTGAGCGCCTGTTCGAGCAGAGGGACCTTCAGCCGTCCGAAGTGCTGCCGACCGTCCGCGCGGAAGGGCGCAATATCGTCATCGGCGCTTTCGCCCCTCTGGCCAGCTTCGCGCTGTTCCACATGGTCACGGTGTTCCCGCTGAGCTGGGTCGCCCTCTTCACGAACCAGCCCATCGAACGCTTCCTCATCATCGAGATGATCGGCGCGTCGGTCGGTCTTCTCGCTATCGTCGTGTCGGGCTTCGTCGCGGACCAGATCGGTCGCCGTTCGCTGCTCGCATGGTCGGCGCTGGGCATCGCGATCTTCAGCGTCCTGGCACCCGTGATGCTGAACGGCGGGGACCTGGGCGAAGTCGCCTTCATGATCCTGGGATTCATGCTGCTGGGGCTGGCCTTTGGGCAATCCTCCGGCGTGGTCGCCTCCAACTTCGCGACGGAGGCGCGCTATACCGGGTCGGCCTTGACGTCCGACCTTGCCTGGCTGGTCGGCGCGGGTTTCGCTCCGCTGGTCGCGCTGCTTCTGTCGGTGAAGTTCGGTCTTGCCGCTTCGGGGGCCTATCTGCTCTCGGGCGCGTTGGCGACGATGGTCGCACTGTACGTCAACAAGGAACTGGCGGCTCGCGACCGCTAA
- the cyoC gene encoding cytochrome o ubiquinol oxidase subunit III yields the protein MEPRAYHLPEEPHLHEGHSTMLGFWMYLMSDCLIFAILFATYAVLGGSYAGGPGPKDLFDLPLIALNTAMLLFSSITYGFAMLAMEKNRVSATQGWLFVTLLFGGAFLFIELYEFSHLIHEGAGPWRSAFLSSFFTLVGTHGLHVTFGSIWLITLMVQVAKKGLIPANKRRLMCLSLFWHFLDVIWIGVFTFVYLMGVLR from the coding sequence ATGGAACCTCGGGCATATCATTTGCCCGAGGAACCCCACCTCCACGAAGGCCACAGCACCATGCTGGGCTTCTGGATGTACCTGATGAGCGACTGTCTCATCTTCGCCATCCTCTTCGCCACCTATGCCGTGCTCGGCGGCAGCTATGCCGGCGGCCCCGGCCCCAAGGACCTGTTCGACCTGCCGCTCATCGCGCTCAACACCGCGATGCTGCTGTTCTCGTCGATCACCTATGGTTTCGCCATGCTGGCCATGGAAAAGAACAGGGTCAGCGCCACGCAGGGCTGGCTGTTCGTCACGCTGCTGTTCGGCGGTGCGTTCCTGTTCATCGAACTTTACGAATTCTCGCACCTCATCCATGAGGGCGCGGGTCCATGGCGTTCGGCGTTCCTGTCATCCTTCTTCACGCTGGTCGGCACCCACGGTCTGCACGTCACCTTCGGTTCGATCTGGCTGATCACGCTGATGGTGCAGGTCGCGAAGAAGGGCCTGATCCCGGCCAACAAGCGCCGCCTGATGTGCCTTTCCCTGTTCTGGCACTTCCTTGACGTCATCTGGATCGGCGTCTTCACCTTTGTCTATCTGATGGGAGTGCTCCGGTGA
- the cyoA gene encoding ubiquinol oxidase subunit II yields MSHPLSPNWTRIFRWSAPILAAPLAGCNWVVMNPSGDIAVQQRDLILISVALMLLIVVPVMALVVWFAWRYRAANEAAEKDYDPDWDHSTKLELLIWSAPLLIIIALGALTWVSTHKLDPYRPLDRIDAKTAIDPKVKPLTVEVVALDWKWLFIYPELGVATVNELALPTNVPVRFDITASTVMNSFYIPELAGQIYAMPGMKTQLHAVANKPVGSIGFSANYSGAGFSHMRFAYKAVDQAGFDAWVAKAKASSAHLDRNTYLTLARPSEKAPVAYFSSADPKLFDAIVNLCPKPGQRCMGELMHVNMMGGAGKESARDTQGLKYDFPNGHVIDQADENKEQETAPDAPGATATPAADHSSHSGADAHAQHR; encoded by the coding sequence ATGTCACACCCTCTCTCACCCAACTGGACCCGGATTTTCCGTTGGTCCGCTCCGATCCTTGCGGCGCCGCTGGCGGGCTGCAACTGGGTCGTGATGAACCCGTCGGGCGATATTGCGGTGCAACAGCGCGACCTGATCCTGATTTCGGTCGCGCTGATGCTCCTCATCGTCGTCCCCGTCATGGCGCTGGTCGTCTGGTTCGCGTGGCGCTATCGCGCGGCGAACGAAGCGGCTGAAAAAGACTATGATCCCGATTGGGATCACTCCACCAAGCTGGAGCTTCTGATCTGGTCCGCGCCGCTGCTGATCATCATCGCGCTGGGCGCGCTGACCTGGGTCAGCACCCACAAGCTCGACCCCTATCGGCCGCTGGACCGGATCGACGCGAAGACCGCGATCGACCCCAAGGTGAAACCGCTGACGGTCGAAGTGGTCGCGCTCGACTGGAAATGGCTGTTCATCTATCCCGAACTGGGCGTCGCCACGGTCAATGAGCTGGCCTTGCCCACCAATGTGCCGGTCCGTTTCGACATCACGGCATCGACGGTGATGAACAGCTTCTACATTCCCGAACTGGCCGGGCAGATCTATGCCATGCCGGGCATGAAGACGCAGCTTCACGCCGTCGCCAACAAGCCGGTCGGCAGCATCGGCTTCTCCGCCAACTATTCGGGCGCGGGCTTCAGCCATATGCGCTTTGCCTACAAGGCGGTGGACCAGGCCGGTTTCGATGCCTGGGTCGCCAAGGCGAAGGCCAGCAGCGCCCATCTGGACCGCAACACCTATCTGACCCTTGCCAGGCCCAGCGAGAAGGCGCCCGTCGCTTACTTCTCCAGCGCCGATCCCAAGCTGTTCGATGCGATCGTCAACCTCTGCCCCAAGCCGGGCCAGCGCTGCATGGGCGAGCTGATGCACGTCAACATGATGGGCGGTGCGGGCAAGGAATCGGCCAGGGATACCCAGGGCCTGAAATATGACTTCCCCAACGGCCATGTGATCGACCAGGCCGACGAGAATAAGGAGCAGGAAACTGCGCCCGACGCTCCCGGCGCGACGGCCACGCCCGCGGCCGATCACTCTTCTCACAGCGGCGCTGACGCGCACGCGCAGCATCGGTAA
- a CDS encoding glycosyltransferase family 2 protein, whose amino-acid sequence MGIAVGIFAHQEERRIGLCLASLPLDRPDTVFHVLVNGSTDSTVARAREAAGGRSHIVVHDIAAGGKSRTWNHFVHDLLSGDERAVVFMDGDAEIVAGSLDALVADLAARPDANAAAGMPVNGRSVEAYRQSLRDERGLFGDLYALSGRFVAAIRAKGLRLPEDLIGDDGMVAAWAHTDMGRDADWERERVLACEKAGFRCEVVSLLHPSTLRMQYRRMTNYSVRFFQNRIISDIMAREGVSGLPARMDMLYGEWLPRFRPRAFPTGWFDRKALARMRASTAP is encoded by the coding sequence ATGGGCATCGCGGTTGGCATTTTCGCGCATCAGGAGGAGCGGCGGATCGGGCTTTGCCTGGCGTCGCTGCCGCTGGACAGGCCGGATACGGTCTTTCATGTGCTGGTGAACGGATCGACGGACTCGACCGTCGCGCGGGCGCGGGAAGCGGCCGGGGGACGATCCCATATCGTCGTTCATGACATCGCCGCTGGCGGCAAGTCGCGAACATGGAACCATTTCGTCCATGACCTGCTGAGCGGCGATGAAAGAGCGGTCGTCTTCATGGACGGCGATGCCGAAATCGTCGCCGGGTCGCTCGATGCCCTGGTGGCGGATTTGGCCGCGCGGCCGGATGCCAATGCAGCCGCCGGAATGCCGGTCAACGGACGGTCGGTGGAAGCCTATCGGCAGAGCCTGCGCGACGAGCGGGGATTGTTCGGTGATCTCTATGCCCTTTCCGGGCGTTTCGTCGCGGCGATCAGGGCGAAAGGCTTGCGGCTCCCCGAAGATCTGATCGGGGATGACGGGATGGTGGCCGCCTGGGCGCATACCGATATGGGACGTGATGCCGATTGGGAGCGGGAGCGCGTGCTGGCCTGCGAAAAGGCCGGATTCCGCTGCGAGGTGGTAAGCCTGCTGCACCCCTCCACGCTTCGGATGCAATATCGGCGCATGACCAACTATTCCGTGCGCTTTTTCCAGAACCGGATCATTTCCGACATCATGGCCCGCGAAGGCGTGTCGGGCCTGCCCGCGCGGATGGATATGCTTTACGGCGAATGGCTGCCGCGCTTCCGGCCAAGGGCTTTCCCGACCGGCTGGTTCGACCGAAAGGCATTGGCGCGGATGCGCGCGTCCACCGCTCCTTGA